TACCTGTTAGATCTTCTGCCCATCCAGACATCTCTTTATATACTACTTCAACGTTTTCTGGCTCAATATTATAAGGAAGGTGCTCGATAGTCTCCCCTTTATATTTATATGCAGTACATACTTTCAGCGTTTTAAAACCAGAAAGTACATCACCCTTCATCATCATAAGTTGAGTAACTCCGTTTACACGAACGGCATATTTAAGAGCTACAAGATCTAACCATCCACAACGACGTGCACGGCCAGTAGTAGCGCCAAATTCATTACCTACGCGTCCCATAGTCTCACCATCTTCGTCAAAAAGCTCTGTAGGGAATGGTCCAGAACCTACACGAGTTGTGTATGCTTTGAAGATTCCAAATACTTCGCCTATTTGATTAGGAGCAACACCAAGACCTGTACAAGCTCCTGCTGCTGTGGTATTTGAAGAAGTCACATAAGGATAAGTACCAAAGTCAATATCAAGTAGTGACCCTTGAGCACCCTCTGCAAGTATAGACTTACCAGATTTTTGTGCTTGGTATAAATACTCTTCTGAATCTATAAACTTAAGTGTCTTAAGTGTTTTTATTGCCGCAAAGAATTCTGTTTCTAGTTCGTCTAGATCGTAGTCAATTTTTGCATCATAAAAATCAATCATTGAGATATGCTTATCTCTCAATGTAGCATAACGCTCTTTCCAGTCTGCAAGTTCTAGATCTCCTACTCGTATACCGTTACGGCCAGTTTTATCCATATAAGTAGGACCTATTCCCTTAAGAGTAGAACCTATCTTTGCTTTTCCTTTTGAAGCTTCAGAAGCTGCATCTAGTAAGCGGTGTGTGGGAAGTATAAGGTGTGCTTTACGAGAGATCACCATTTTTGCTTTATAATCTAGTCCTTCAAACTTATCAAGATTTTGAAGTTCTTTCTTAAAAATCACAGGATCTATCACAACGCCATTACCTATGACATTCATAGCATTGTCATGAAAAATTCCAGAAGGAATCGTATGTAATACGTGCTTTATACCGTCAAATTCAAGAGTGTGACCTGCATTAGGTCCTCCTTGAAAACGTGCAATAATATCGTAGTCTTTCGTAAGAA
The genomic region above belongs to Dokdonia sp. Dokd-P16 and contains:
- a CDS encoding adenylosuccinate synthase, producing the protein MAVDLLLGLQWGDEGKGKIVDVLTKDYDIIARFQGGPNAGHTLEFDGIKHVLHTIPSGIFHDNAMNVIGNGVVIDPVIFKKELQNLDKFEGLDYKAKMVISRKAHLILPTHRLLDAASEASKGKAKIGSTLKGIGPTYMDKTGRNGIRVGDLELADWKERYATLRDKHISMIDFYDAKIDYDLDELETEFFAAIKTLKTLKFIDSEEYLYQAQKSGKSILAEGAQGSLLDIDFGTYPYVTSSNTTAAGACTGLGVAPNQIGEVFGIFKAYTTRVGSGPFPTELFDEDGETMGRVGNEFGATTGRARRCGWLDLVALKYAVRVNGVTQLMMMKGDVLSGFKTLKVCTAYKYKGETIEHLPYNIEPENVEVVYKEMSGWAEDLTGMTTADQLPKALNDYIDYLEKELETPIKIVSVGPDRTQTILR